The sequence GGCTGGCCGTAGTCGCGGGCGCCGAACAATGCGGTACCGATCCGCACCCAGGTGGAACCTTCAGCGATGGCCGCTTCAAGATCATGACTCATGCCCATGGACAGGGTGTCCAGGGCGGGGTTCAGGGCCTCCTGCAACTGGCGCAGGCGGGCAAAGGCGGCATGCTGCTCCGCGGGGTCCTCGGTGGGTTCCGGGATGGCCATCAGGCCACGCAGGCGCAGGTTCGGCAGCTCGGTCACGGCAGCAGCCAGGGAGGGTAGTTCTTCCGGGGCACAGCCGGACTTGCTGGCTTCGCCACTGACGTTCACCTGCAGGCAGATGTTCAGTGGCGGCAGTCCCGCCGGGCGCTGGGCGGAGAGGCGTTCGGCGATTTTCAGGCGGTCCACCGAGTGCACCCAGTGGAAATGTTCGGCAATGGATTTGGTCTTGTTCGACTGGATCGGGCCGATGAAATGCCAGGTCAGCGCCAGGTCGGCGAGTTCCAGCTGCTTGGCCAGGGCTTCCTGCAGGTAGTTCTCGCCGAAGTCGGCCACGCCGCAGGCGAAAGCCTCGCGCACGGCGTCAGCGGGTTTGGTCTTGCTCACGGCCAACAGGCCGACACTGGAAAATTCTCGCCCAGAGGCTTGCGCCGCCTCACGGATACGCGCGCGAACCTTTGCAATATTGTCTGCTATCGTGGACATTACCTGCGCTCTACAGCCCGGCCTGAGTGGGGTCTGCGGCATTCTAACAGGCCGCTGAAAAATGTAGCGAGCCACGGCCAGCCAGGTCGGCTTCCAGCGCCGCTGGCCCCGCGCAGCGACTATTCAGCGGTCTGCAAACCGTTTGCTTGGAATTGGGGAGCCCCATGGACATTACTGAGCTGCTTGCCTTCAGCGCCAAGCAGGGCGCTTCGGACCTGCATCTCTCGGCCGGCCTGCCACCCATGATTCGTGTTGACGGCGACGTGCGCCGGATCAACCTGCCAGCCCTGGACCACAAGCAGGTCCACGCGCTGATCTACGACATCATGAACGACAAGCAGCGCAAGGATTACGAAGAGTTCCTCGAGACCGACTTCTCCTTCGAAGTCCCCGGTGTCGCGCGTTTCCGGGTCAACGCCTTCAACCAGAACCGCGGCGCGGGCGCCGTGTTCCGGACCATTCCCTCCAAGGTGCTGAGCATGGAAGACCTGGGGATGGGCGAGATCTTCAAGAAGGTTTCCGACGTTCCCCGTGGCCTGGTGCTGGTCACCGGCCCCACCGGTTCGGGCAAGTCCACCACCCTGGCGGCCATGCTCGACTACCTGAACAGCACCAAGTACCACCACATCCTCACCGTGGAAGACCCCATCGAATTCGTCCACGAGTCGAAGAAGTGCCTGATCAACCAGCGGGAAGTGCACCGCGACACCCTGGGCTTCAACGAAGCCCTGCGCTCGGCCCTGCGTGAAGACCCGGACATCATCCTGGTGGGCGAGATGCGCGACCTGGAGACCATCCGCCTGGCGCTGACCGCCGCGGAAACCGGCCACCTGGTATTCGGCACCCTGCACACCACCTCCGCGGCCAAGACCATCGACCGGGTGGTGGACGTGTTCCCCGCCGAGGAAAAGTCCATGGTCCGTTCCATGCTCTCCGAATCCCTGCAGGCGGTGATCTCCCAGACCCTGCTGAAGAAGATCGGCGGCGGCCGCGTGGCGGCCCACGAGATCATGATCGGCACCCCGGCCATCCGTAACCTGATCCGCGAGGACAAGGTGGCGCAGATGTACTCGGCCATCCAGACGGGCGGCTCGCTCGGCATGCAGACCCTCGACATGTGCCTCAAGGGCCTGGTGAGCAAGGGACTGGTCAGCCGCGAGAGCGCGCGGGAAAAGGCCAAGAGCCCGGAAAACTTCTGATCCGCCTGAACGGCGCCGTGCGAGAACATCATGGAATTCGAGAAACTGTTGCGCCTGATGGTGGAAAAAGGCGGTTCCGACCTCTTCATCACGGCCGGCGTGCCGCCGTCGATGAAGGTCAACGGCAAGATCATGCCGGTGACCAAGAACCCCATGTCGCCGGAAATGACCCGGGAAACCGTGCTGGGCGTGATGAACGAGCAGCAGCGCCGCGATTTCGCCGAGAACCACGAGTGCAACTTCGCCATCAGCGCGCGAGGCATCGGCCGCTTCCGGGTCAGTGCCTTCTACCAGCGCAACCTGGTGGGCATGGTGCTGCGCCGGATCGAGACCACCATCCCGACGATCGAAGAACTCAAACTGCCGGAAATCCTCAAGAAGCTGTCGCTGACCAAGCGCGGCCTGGTGCTCTTCGTCGGCGCCACCGGTACCGGCAAGTCCACGTCCCTGGCGGCGATGATCGGCCACCGCAACCGGAACAGCAGCGGCCACATCATCTCCATCGAAGACCCGATCGAATTCATCCACCAGCACCAGAGCTGCATCGTCACCCAGCGTGAAGTGGGCATCGATACCGAGTCCTTCGAGGTGGCCCTGAAGAACACCCTGCGCCAGGCGCCGGACGTGATCCTGATCGGCGAGGTGCGGTCCCGCGAGACCATGGACCACGCCGTGGCCTTCGCCGAAACCGGCCACCTGTGCCTGGCCACCCTGCACGCCAACAACGCCAACCAGGCGCTGGACCGGATCATCAACTTCTTCCCCGCCGACCGGCAGCAACAGGTGTGGATGGACCTCTCGCTCAACCTCAAGGCGATCGTCGCCCAGCAACTGGTCCCGACCCCCGACGGCAAGGGCCGCCGCGCGGTGATCGAGGTACTGCTCAATACCCCGCTGGCCGCCGACCTGATCCGCAAGGGCGAAGTGCACGAACTCAAGGCCCTGATGAAACGCTCCACCGAGCAGGGCATGCAGACTTTCGACCAGGCGCTGTACAACCTCTATTCCCAGGGTGAGATCACCTATGAGGACGCGCTGCTCTACGCCGACTCGGCGAACGACCTGCGACTGCTGATCAAGCTCGGCTCGGAAACCGACGGCGATCATCTGCAGCACATGAGCGACGGCCTCTCCCTGCAGGTCACCGAGGAAGACCCCGGGCGCCGCTTCCGCTAAGCTATCGCCCCACGAGCAAGCCCGCCTAGGCGGGCTTCTTCGTTCCTACTCCATACGCCTGTAGGTTGGCGCCGAGCGCAGCTAGGCCCAACGACATCGCCCCCCATTACCCACAGCCTGCAGGAGGCAGCATGAACGCCCGCCAGGAAACCCACAGCAAGGTCATCGGCTACCTGCTCTGGATCTTCGGATTCCTCGGTTCCCACCGCTTCTACTACGGCAAGCCGGTGACCGGGACCATCTGGTTCTTCACCCTCGGCCTGTTCTTCATCGGCTGGATCATCGACCTGTTCCTGATCCCGTCCATGGACCGCGAGGCCAGCCTGCGCTTCAACGCCGGCCAGTACGACTACAACGTCGCCTGGATCCTGCTGACCTTCCTCGGCATCTTCGGCGTGCACCGCATGTACCAGGGCAAGTGGATCAGCGGCATCCTTTACCTGCTCACCGGCGGCTTCTTCCTGATCGGCGTGCTCTACGACTTCTGGACCTTGAACACCCAGGTGTCGGTGCTCAACGCGCGCTGATTCCATTTGCCGGGTCGATATCGGTGGGATGGCGGACGTTCATTCCACCGGTTTCTGTTGTCGGCCCCGGCACTGTCTCCTGTGACCCCAACGGGTCCCTAGGCGAGACGTATAGCCGCTGAAAAGTCAGTTCATTCGTCTTTGTTGGTTTGCGGCGTTTTGCTATTCGTAGATTTTTGCAGCAAAGAGTATTTCGGCAAAAAGCGTCCAATTTACATCTTTAGGGGCTTCCTTTTCTTGGTTGGCATAGAAAGTATCCATTTCTGCAGACCAAGCAGCTACAGCCTCTAGGAAATTTGCAAGATCTTGGTTTTCCCAGCTATCAGGGTTTCTCTTGAAGTCATCCCTCATGTTGAGAATGAACGCTATAAAATCGTCCCGAGTTGATACCTGGCTAGGGTCTAGTGGGTTTGTTGTTCGTCTCATAAGCTTTCTCCGTGGAGTTTAAGAAGAAGTGGGCGAGAAAAGCGCATGTTTAATTTTCTTGCTCTAATTTACGTTTTCTTTTTGCGTCACTAGTTGTTGCAAGTGAAATTGTAGGTTGTGCTTTGTTGTGGGTTTGGGAAGTCTTGGTTTATTTATTCTGTAGCTCCAAGAATGGTTTTGAGTCTTTTAATTTCATCAATGAGCTTGGGTACGTCCTGTCTGGCGTGAGCGATAAAATCCTGATCGGAACTGGTTGCTCCGGTTAGCTCTATGTCTTCTCCGCGGTTTCCTTTTGATCCAGTCATTATGAAGTTTGATCCACCACTGTAGTCCCTGCCTTCAATGAAAGACACCCATGGACCAGGAGTTGCAGAGTTGCACCTTGCGCCTATCTCTTCAAGTTCCCTATCTGTAATGCACATGATAATCCTACCTTGCGTTTGGGTTTCTGATCGTCGGAGTCATTAAGTGCTGAGCATTTAGACGGTCGGTGTGTCCTTGAGGTCGAGGAACACAGTCCAGAAGCTTCTCCAGGGATATAGCGCCATCAGGTCCCGTTCAGAGTTATATGTCTATCCCTTTTCTTCGTATGAAAATGGAAATTTCGTTAGGGTATAAAGATCTCTACTTCATCGGGTGTTGTATTCGAGAGTGCTTCTTTAAGTGTCTCTGTGTCTTTTCTGAAAAGCTGCAGATAAATTTGCTCAATTTCACCTTTTTCATCATGAATAACAGTTGCCTTTATTTCATGGCCTTCATAGATGGTGCAGTTTTCATAAGATTCTTTGAATGCTAGTTTTAGTTTTTTGCAAATGGTGTCGGCTATGGATTTACTTAGTCTCATTGGGGATTCAATGATCCAGCCGTCTTCGCTTAGTGTCTTTTTGGAATTGCATGGTATTAGGAAGGCTGCTTTATAGGCTGGTTTCATCGTTATGGTTACTCCCAAACTCTGACTGGTATGCTTTTTAGCTCGGCTTTCTTTGCTGCCTCGGTTCGATGGTGTCCATCTTGTATTTCGAGGCGTCCGTCCGGTCTTTTCCAGACGTCTACCGGTTTGCTCTGATCAAATCCGTCCTTCTTCATGCTTTTTTCCAGGCGTTTTATCTGTGAGCCAGACATCTCATTCTTTGTTTGCGTCGGGATCAGGTTTCTCGGGTCAACCTGCGTCACGCTCGGTTCATTAACAGCTTTTGAACTAGCTTTTCCGACTGTGGGAGAGTCCTTGGATATACGAAGAAAACTGCGCCCCTTGGAGCCCTGCAAGCCTGGTAGTGCTCCGAGATGGTCCAGAGTACCCAGGTTCTGGGTAGCTTCGCCTTCTGCTGGAGCATTGGCGAAATCGGCGTGGGTCATCATCCCTGCGCCTACTGTCACCCCTCCAAACAAGACGAGCAACGGATTGCGCCCATCCGGGTCCACATAGCGATACGGGTTGTTCAGGCCATAGGCATACCGATTGAAGCTACCTGGCACCGTCTCCTGCGGTCCCATCGGGTCCATCGAGAGAAAGCGCCCCAGTTGCGGGTCGTAGTAGCGCGCCTGCATATAGACCAGGCCGCTGCTGCTGTCCTGTACGTGCCCGGTATAGCCCGGGCTGCCAAAGGGGATGTCCCCGGGGCTTTCCTGGCGTTCGCCATAGGGGCGGTAGTGGGCGCGCCAGAGGAGTTCATTGCGCTCGTCGGTGGCGGCGGCCGGCGAGCCCAGGTGGTCGTTGTGGTAGTAGGTGGTGTAGACCTGCGTCGCTGCGTGTACGGGGCCCAGCAGCAGGACCCCGAGCAAAAAGGCGATGACCCTGCCCATGACAAGCTCCTCTGTCCTTTATTGGTTACTTAGGCGTAATCAGCCTGAAATAGACCGGTACAGGCGCACGCGCATAGGTTGGAAGGTTTGCGCAGGTCGTTTCGGCGGGCACGTCGTAGTAGACGCCGATCTGCGAACCTTCCTTGAAGGCCATGGCGGCGAGCGATGACCAGTGGGAGCAGGTCGACCGAGTCGATGCTCTGAAAAATAGATCTGTCCCCTTTTTTTAAATATGAGTTCAGGTAATTAAATTGGTTTAACTTGGTGGCTGTTGTCACCTCTTTGCGCTAAAGTACTTCCAATAATTAATGCGGGTCGGGCGCATGGCTTTAGTAACTGGCCTCCACCACAAAACTTTAGATTTGAGCCCGTTGCGCGATATGGTTCTGAGAAGGTCCTTCCTCGTTTTATGCATGTTCTCTATTTTGTGGTGGGATAAGCTAATGATGATCTTCTGAGAGCTTTGGGTTGTTGGAAGATTTCACCAATTTATAGTTTTTATTGGTATGGTCGTTCCTGGTTCAGGACATTCCTCATGCCTGAATGTGCTTACGAGAATTTTTCAAGCTTAAATTCGATGCTGTCGCAGTCAATTTCTACAACCCCCCAGTCCCCGGATAAAATATAAGTTCCATCTTCAATTCTGAAGATGTCGATATTTCCATAATCATTTTTTTCGGTTTTGTCTGGAAACTCTTTTCTGTTCCTTTCAAGCCACTTGATTAAATGTATTCCATAAAATCCAAGTGTGGCTTTGCTGTAGCAATATTGTTCCCCGGCTCTTGGGGGCGTGTATGATGGGTTGTTTTCTGTAAGAACAGCTTCTAGTTTGAAGATTAGAGTGTTTTCTTTTTCTTCTATTTCAAGTACGTAGCTATCTTCAAGGTAGATATTATTAAGTGATGAGAGTTCGTAATAGTTCATGGTTTAACCTACAAATCAAATTCAATTTGAGTATGGTTGTCAGGGCTTTTTCTGGCTACAGGATTACCAAGTGGATCAGTTCTTTGCCCTGTTGGATCCTTGAATTCGACGTGAGGTTTTGAGCTGCCAGGTGCTCGAGAGCTTCCTTTTTTGATTGTTAGGCGGGTAATACCATTTTCATCAATGAATTTTAGCGGGCCGCCGTCTGTCTGGGTCGGTTTCCAACCTTGATTCTGAGCGAAATCTCTTAGTTCGCTGGCTTTAGGTGTTCTCCCATTTCTAAACAGGTCAACAGCGCTATCAGTTGTTTTTGTGCCTTTTGCGAGAATATATCCACGCCTCAGGACGTTCCCAACCCCCAGGCCTATCACATGCGCGGCAGCGGCCTTTCCGGCCTCGACTAACGCGGCGTCTGTTCCTCCGGATTGGTACTCCGTGTAGATGCCGTGGCTTGTCAGGGCAATATCCAGCCCTACAAGTAACGCCATAGCCCACTGACCATCGGGATCTTTATAGCCGTATGGATTGTTCAGTGCATAGGCATACCGGTTGAAGCTACCTGGCACCGTCTCCTGCGGTCCCATCGGGTCCATCGAGAGAAAGCGCCCCAGTTGCGGGTCGTAGTAGCGCGCCTGCATATAGACCAGGCCGCTGCTGCTGTCCTGTACGTGCCCGGTATAGCCCGGGCTGCCGAAGGGGATGTCCCCGGGGCTTTCCTGGCGTTCGCCATAGGGGCGGTAGTGGGCGCGCCAGAGGAGTTCATTGCGCTCGTCGGTGGCGGCGGCCGGCGAGCCCAGGTGGTCGTTGTGGTAGTAGGTGGTGTAGACCTGCGTCGCTGCGTGTACGGGGCCCAGCAGCAGGACCCCGAGCAAAAAGGCGATGACCCTGCCCATGACAAGCTCCTCTGTCCTTTATTGGTTATTTAGGCGTAATCAGCCTGAAATAGACCGGTACAGGCGCACGCGCATAGGTTGGAAGGTTTGCGCAGGTCGTTCCGGCGGGCACGTCGTAGTAGGCGCCGACCTGCGAGCCTTCCTTGAAGGCCATGGCGGCGAGCGATGACCAGTGGGAGCAGGTCACCGAGTCGACGGATGGAGTGCCTTTCAAGTTGCACAATACTGTCCAGTCGCTTCGCCAGGTGCTCAGTATCATGAGATTTCCGTTTCCATAGACGATCACCTGAGCGAGCTTTCCCGGGCAGTAGAGCGCGGCGGATTGTGCAATGGTGGATAACGCCATCAGAGCTATGAAGGATAAGGTTCGCATTACAGTCTCCCTGACTGAGTCGTTGGAGTGGTTGTCTCTACAATTTCACCCGTAATTACCCGGGGCTGATTCGCTCGTTCGATCTCACGTACCCGCTCAAGAGCTCGTACGTTGTTGGTCTAATTACCTATGATCGTTCGATGCATGACGGGCACCATGGCTGGCCAGTTCGATTTGAGCGGAGAAACTCCCTGCAAATAGCTGTTCAAGTTGGAGATGCCATCACCGTTCGCATCGAGATGGGCGTCGGCTGGATCGAGGGGGTTGAGCTTGTGCTGGAACTCCCATCCATCGGGCATGCCGTCGTTGTCGCTGTCGGCATTGCGCAGCTTGGTGCCCAGTCGGTATTCATCCGCATTGCTCAGGCCGTCGCCGTCGCTGTCCGACCGGCCGTCCCGAGGATCGGCGGGGTCCAGACCGAGCCGCTGCTCGAAGCAGTCGGGCATGCCATCGAGATCGCTATCCCGGTCGGAGCATTGCTCACGGTGGGCCACCAGTTGACCGGCTATGTGGATGTACTCCTTCACCCCGCCGCTGGCATCTTCTTCGCGAAGCAGTTGGCCATTCCTGCCGTAGACGCTGATCCGCAGGCCGCTCTTTGTGTCCGTGGTAGTCACCCGGCGGCCGGCGACGTCATAGCTGTAGCGCTCATCAGGTGCGGTGGCGCAATCGGCGCGGGGCGACAGGCAGAGCCAGGTCATCCGGCTGGCCTGGTCGTAGCCGTACTGGCCGGTGGCGCTGAGGGTGTTGCCGCGGGCGTCGTAGCTGAGGCGGGCGTTCATTGAGCCGCCCAGGCTGGCCAGGCGTCCCTGGCTGTCGTAGCCGTAGTCGATGGTCCTGCCACCGAGCGCGTGCCGGGTCAGGTCGCCGCGCGGGTTGTAGGCAAAGCTCGCAGCGCCCCAGATGCCTCTGGCGGAGGTCAGGCGATCGGTGGCGTCGTAGCCGAGCGTCTGGTTGTAGGCGCTGTTTTGCAGGTCGGAGATTTGCGTGAGGTTGCTGGCCGCGTCGTAGGCATAGCGCAGGTGCATCGGCAGGTCGGGCCCGCCCACTTGCCGTTCCGTTACCCGCAGGCGCCGGTTGTCCACCGCCACGGCCAGCCTGCGGCCGTTGCCGTAGGTCAGCGTGCTCAATTGCCCGTCGGGGTGATAGCCGATGGCGCTGGCGAACGCGCCGGCTCGCGTGGCACGCCCGTAGGCGTCGGGGGCGTAGTCCACCACCAGGCCACTGGGGTAGGTGATC is a genomic window of Pseudomonas resinovorans NBRC 106553 containing:
- a CDS encoding YggS family pyridoxal phosphate-dependent enzyme yields the protein MSTIADNIAKVRARIREAAQASGREFSSVGLLAVSKTKPADAVREAFACGVADFGENYLQEALAKQLELADLALTWHFIGPIQSNKTKSIAEHFHWVHSVDRLKIAERLSAQRPAGLPPLNICLQVNVSGEASKSGCAPEELPSLAAAVTELPNLRLRGLMAIPEPTEDPAEQHAAFARLRQLQEALNPALDTLSMGMSHDLEAAIAEGSTWVRIGTALFGARDYGQPTHS
- the pilT gene encoding type IV pilus twitching motility protein PilT; translated protein: MDITELLAFSAKQGASDLHLSAGLPPMIRVDGDVRRINLPALDHKQVHALIYDIMNDKQRKDYEEFLETDFSFEVPGVARFRVNAFNQNRGAGAVFRTIPSKVLSMEDLGMGEIFKKVSDVPRGLVLVTGPTGSGKSTTLAAMLDYLNSTKYHHILTVEDPIEFVHESKKCLINQREVHRDTLGFNEALRSALREDPDIILVGEMRDLETIRLALTAAETGHLVFGTLHTTSAAKTIDRVVDVFPAEEKSMVRSMLSESLQAVISQTLLKKIGGGRVAAHEIMIGTPAIRNLIREDKVAQMYSAIQTGGSLGMQTLDMCLKGLVSKGLVSRESAREKAKSPENF
- a CDS encoding PilT/PilU family type 4a pilus ATPase, whose translation is MEFEKLLRLMVEKGGSDLFITAGVPPSMKVNGKIMPVTKNPMSPEMTRETVLGVMNEQQRRDFAENHECNFAISARGIGRFRVSAFYQRNLVGMVLRRIETTIPTIEELKLPEILKKLSLTKRGLVLFVGATGTGKSTSLAAMIGHRNRNSSGHIISIEDPIEFIHQHQSCIVTQREVGIDTESFEVALKNTLRQAPDVILIGEVRSRETMDHAVAFAETGHLCLATLHANNANQALDRIINFFPADRQQQVWMDLSLNLKAIVAQQLVPTPDGKGRRAVIEVLLNTPLAADLIRKGEVHELKALMKRSTEQGMQTFDQALYNLYSQGEITYEDALLYADSANDLRLLIKLGSETDGDHLQHMSDGLSLQVTEEDPGRRFR
- a CDS encoding TM2 domain-containing protein, yielding MNARQETHSKVIGYLLWIFGFLGSHRFYYGKPVTGTIWFFTLGLFFIGWIIDLFLIPSMDREASLRFNAGQYDYNVAWILLTFLGIFGVHRMYQGKWISGILYLLTGGFFLIGVLYDFWTLNTQVSVLNAR
- a CDS encoding RHS repeat-associated core domain-containing protein, with translation MGRVIAFLLGVLLLGPVHAATQVYTTYYHNDHLGSPAAATDERNELLWRAHYRPYGERQESPGDIPFGSPGYTGHVQDSSSGLVYMQARYYDPQLGRFLSMDPMGPQETVPGSFNRYAYGLNNPYRYVDPDGRNPLLVLFGGVTVGAGMMTHADFANAPAEGEATQNLGTLDHLGALPGLQGSKGRSFLRISKDSPTVGKASSKAVNEPSVTQVDPRNLIPTQTKNEMSGSQIKRLEKSMKKDGFDQSKPVDVWKRPDGRLEIQDGHHRTEAAKKAELKSIPVRVWE
- a CDS encoding RHS repeat-associated core domain-containing protein; the protein is MGRVIAFLLGVLLLGPVHAATQVYTTYYHNDHLGSPAAATDERNELLWRAHYRPYGERQESPGDIPFGSPGYTGHVQDSSSGLVYMQARYYDPQLGRFLSMDPMGPQETVPGSFNRYAYALNNPYGYKDPDGQWAMALLVGLDIALTSHGIYTEYQSGGTDAALVEAGKAAAAHVIGLGVGNVLRRGYILAKGTKTTDSAVDLFRNGRTPKASELRDFAQNQGWKPTQTDGGPLKFIDENGITRLTIKKGSSRAPGSSKPHVEFKDPTGQRTDPLGNPVARKSPDNHTQIEFDL